One window of the Triticum dicoccoides isolate Atlit2015 ecotype Zavitan chromosome 3B, WEW_v2.0, whole genome shotgun sequence genome contains the following:
- the LOC119279192 gene encoding myosin-10-like, with amino-acid sequence MPTTLGVAKKVLTLGHKVRELERQNTGLSGELSKQTEDTRKAGLLFMNAADRYQEEAKKQIRAKAEELENTRKAGPMLMNTADTYQEGAMKQIKEKAGELEDARKAVLALMKAADAYQEEAKKKIKDKVQELKVMGAQKAELDARVESLESRLKAALAKNLELEDDYGKVQAANDNLRLEVEKDASAKAFDAEKEEILTELEDLKMKVEVTQANKDLMEGENDKLQLDAFTGI; translated from the coding sequence GTCTTGACACTGGGGCACAAGGTGCGAGAGCTGGAGCGCCAAAACACCGGACTATCCGGTGAGCTGTCCAAGCAAACGGAGGACACCCGGAAGGCGGGCCTGCTCTTCATGAATGCTGCCGATAGGTACCAAGAGGAAGCTAAGAAGCAAATTAGGGCAAAGGCAGAGGAATTGGAGAACACGAGGAAGGCAGGTCCGATGCTAATGAACACCGCTGATACATACCAAGAAGGGGCAATGAAGCAAATTAAGGAGAAGGCGGGGGAGCTGGAGGACGCGAGGAAGGCGGTTTTGGCGCTCATGAAAGCAGCAGATGCGTACCAGGAAGAAGCGAAGAAGAAAATTAAGGATAAGGTGCAGGAGCTGAAGGTCATGGGGGCACAGAAGGCAGAGCTGGATGCGagggtagaatctttggagtcaagGCTCAAGGCAGCTCTGGCAAAGAACTTGGAGTTGGAGGATGATTATGGTAAGGTGCAGGCTGCAAATGATAACCTTCGGCTGGAGGTTGAGAAAGATGCATCTGCAAAGGCATttgatgctgagaaggaagaaatcttgacggaattggaGGACCTTAAGATGAAGGTGGAGGTAACTCAAGCCAACAAGGATTTGATGGAGGGTGAAAATGATAAACTTCAATTGGACGCTTTCACAGGAATATAG